CGTGCCTATAATAATTTTCACTACATTATTTCGAAGGCCCTCATGTATAACAGCCCTTTCACTTTTTTTGGTTGAACCCGTAAGCAGCTCGACTCTCAATCCCAGTAAATCACCATATTTTTTCAAGTTGGCGTAATGCTGTTGTGCCAAAATCTCTGTTGGTGCCATCATGCAGGCTTGTGCTCCACCATCAATAGCCATAAGCATACTAATGAACGCCACAATGGTCTTTCCACTTCCAACATCTCCCTGCACAAGTCGATTCATTTGTTTCCCCGACTTCATATCAGTAAATATCTCTCTGATTACCCGTTTCTGAGCCCCAGTCAGATCAAATGGTAAGTGATTTTTGTAAAAATCGGTGATTAGGGTAGTTTTTTGAAAAATCTGGCCTTCATAGTCATGCTTTCTTACGAGGCTAAGTTTGAGTAATCTTAGCTGATTATAAAACAGCTCTTCAAATTTTAGTCTCCGATGGGAATGAGTGAGTTCGTTAAGATTTTGTGGAGCATGAAGGTACCTCAAAGCATATTTCTTGGCTACCAACTTATATTTTACCAAAATACTTTGAGGCAAAGTCTCGCTGATATAGGAATCAGATTGATCGAGTAAGGTTTTCATCCAGGAGCCGATCAATTTGCTGTCTATGTACTTTTTCCGAAGTTTTTCAGTAAGAGGATAAATCGGTTGAAAATAACCCGAATTAGTATTTTTTGCTGTAGCCAGCTCAATTTCCGGATGCGTAATGCTGAAAATACCTCCAAACATGGTGGGTTTTCCATAAATCACATATTCGGCATTGACTTTCAGATATTTTTCAAAATAAGCAATACTTTGAAACCAAAGTAATTCCATATAGCCAGAATTGTCTCTTAACGTCACTACCAGCCGGCCTTTACCCTTGCCTTCAATTTTTTCTATCGCTGTTACCTTCCCTATAATCTGGGCAGCAAACATATCCTCTGATAGCTGCGAAATTTTATGAAATTGGGTGCGGTCTTCATGACGAAAAGGGTAATGTTCCAATAATTCCCCATAGGTAAATATCCCCAGCTCTTTGTTCAAAAGCTCCGCCCTTTGGGCTCCCACGCCCTTCAGATATTCGATTTTGGTGTCAAAAAAGGATGCCATTGAACAAATTTAGGCAAAATATAAGAAATCCCTGTGGGACAATTACCAACGAATGGCCATATAGTATGCCCCAACCGTATTAATATATACCGAAATGATTAGTAGAATTAAAAAAGTGGCTTTGAAAATTTTATTTTCCTGATATTTTTGAAAAACGAAAACCAAAAGAAACATTATCGATATGTAATAATCCAACGAATACCTGGCACCAAACTGCACCCCGCGACCCATAATCATGGTAATCAAAGTGAGTACGATTCCGATATTTAGGAGGTTGAGAACGTTAAATATTTTGTATTCTGTTTTTTCTGATTTTCTGAAATTAAAAACTAAAAGAACTAATAAAACCAAAACCGAAGAAGCCCAGAACATCCCAAAACCCTTGAGGTCAATAAAACCAATGAAAGGAAATTTATTTATAAAATCAGGCATCCTAAACCACTCATAATATAGGTTGTTAGGAATAAAATGTGTGTTAAAATATCCGTACTTTTCATACCCAGCCCTATACCACCAACCCATGTTGTGTTTGGCAAGACCATTGTCGAAAGCATTGTCAAAACGGGCATAATTGTACCAGAGGTAAAGTAATGACCCTGCGATGAACATACTTCCAAATTTTAATGCTGATATAATGCTCTTTTTCCAATCAGATTTTTGCTGTAAAAAGATTATATACAAATACAACAAACCGGTAAACACCATGGTGTTGCGAGTGTAAACTGCCAGCGTAAAAAAGAATCCGGAAAGTAGATATTTCGGATTTTTTGCCAGAAAAAAATATAAACTCGTAATCAAAAATGTCAGAGAAAACACCTGAGAGATATACCAAACACTACCTTCAAAACCCACACTGAAATTTACTGTTCCAAAACCCCAGAATACTCCTAGTAAAATAACTGCCCAGGTTTTTAAGCCAAATCCCAACAAATCAGACAACCGCCTGATTACAAACATCATGAGTGTGACATTTAAAGCAGAAAGTGAGATGGATATCAGTCTATCAGGCAGGTTCATTCCGAAAAGAAAAACAAATGGAGTAAGTACAACTGCCGGTGCAGGCGGCCAGTAAAGATAGTATTTCTCCTTATAATTGCTAAGATCATGTATTACGCCATTGACAGGAGTAACGTCAAGTCTTCCTTCTAAAAATGATGAAGCCAGCCAGGAAAAATAATTGAAAGGGGAATGGGTAAAGATATAACTGCCGTTTTTACCGTTGATTTTTAGAAAAAAGACCAACAAAACAAAAAATACTAAAAATGAAATCAAGCCCAATAACCAGAATATTTGCGATTCTTTAAGGTTGATTTTCTTCATTTTTTTTGAATAAAATTATTTGAAAATCTCGTACTTGGCCAATCCTTTTCTTTGAAGCCAATATTGCACTGAAGCTTTCAGACAGCCCAAACCATAAATTGTACTTCTTTTGAAATTGATTGAAGATGCCTCTTCGAAGTATTTGGTCGGACAAGTAATTTCTGCAATCTCGAAGTTTTTATAAAAAATCTGACAGAGCATCTGATTATCAAACACAAAGTCATCAGAATTGGCCATAAAATTTATACTCCTCAAAACCTCTCCCGAAAACGCACGATAACCTGTATGGTATTCTGATAGTTTCTGGTTGATGATGAGGTTTTGTGTAAAAGTCAAAAACCTATTGGCAATATACTTATACATTGGCATACCACCTTTCAAGGCACCTTTACCCAAAATTCTTGATGCAATAACTACCGGATACAGACCCTCTCCCATGATGGAAACTATTGACCTGATTAATTTTGGTGTATATTGATAATCTGGGTGTAACATTATAACAATATCCCCGCCCAGTTCAAGGGCCTTATTGTAGCAGCTTTTTTGGTTACCCCCGTAACCCTGGTTATTTTCATGCGATATAATATGCTTAATCCCCAATTTCTTTCCTACTTCCACGGTTGAGTCTTTAGAGGCATCGTCAACTAAAACTACCTCATCAACAATATCAAATGGAATTTCATTATATGTGATTTCTAGTGTGGCTGAAGCATTATAAGCTGGCAATACTACTACTACTTTTTTGTTGAGGTACATCCTTATTTGCAATAAAATTTCGTAAAATTAGCTAAAAAAGACAATATCTGAAAGGAAAAACTGCATCAGAGCCATTCAATTTAACAAAAAAAGGCTTTTAAATTAAAGAATTTCTTAGATGAAATAGCTTCCTTTAAAATTGATATTAATTCGGACAATAAAGAAAAAAGAAACTTTCAACCTCAGACCAATTAAGGATTTTATGACTCTTCTCATAATTCTTGTTCTTTGTAACAATTGTCCCAATTAAAGAAAATCTTGCACTTTACCTTTATATCGAAATTTTTAATTAATATGGCAAAAATCGTCGTTTTGGGTGCGGGTATTGCAGGACATGTTGCTGCGTCCCATTTAAGAAGAAAATTAAACAAACAACATCAGGTAGTTGTAGTTTCTCCAAATTCTAACTACCAATGGATTCCATCCAATATTTGGGTAGGGGTTGGTAGAATGAAACCGGAGGATGTGTATTTCCCATTGGCACCTCTTTATGCCAGAAAAAACATAGATTTTATCCAGGCAAAAGTTGTTGACTTCTATCCCGAAGGCGATAAGGATTCAGAAAAACCTTTTGTTACTGCGGAATATGTCTTAGGAGAAAAAAAAGGACAGGTTATCAAAGTTAACTATGACTATCTGATCAATGCAACAGGCCCAAAACTCAATTTTGAAGGTACCGAAGGTCTTAATCCTGGCACCAACAGAGCTTATTCTGTATGTACCTATTCACATGCTGCACATGCCTGGGAAGGTTTGGAAGCTCTTATAGCCAGAATGAAAAAAGGTGAGAAAACCAAAATTTTGATTGGTACAGGACATGCGAGAGCTACCTGCCAGGGTGCTGCATTTGAATACATTCTGAATGTTGAACAGGATCTGAGAATGCATAAAGTAAGAGATATGGCCGAAATAACCTGGATTTCGAATGAATACAAATTGGGCGATTTCGGTATTGACGGTATGACAATGGGCACAGGTAAAAATCAAATGACCTCCCACGAGATGATAGAGATGTTTTTTGAAGACCGGGGAATAAAATGGATACTTGGGGCCGGAATCAATAAAGTTGAAGATGGAGTTGCTCATTATGAAACACTTGACGGAGATTATAAATCTGAAAATTTTGATTTTGGCATGTTGATTCCTGCATTTGCAGGTCATGGTTTTAAAGCCTACGATAAAACCGGAATTGATGTCACTGATAAACTTTTCAAGGGTTTTATGATAGTTGATGCGGACTATACTCCGAAACCATATGAAGAATGGACAGTACAAGACTGGCCGGAAACCTACCAAAACCCTTCCTATAAAAATATTTTCGCTCCGGGAATTGCATTTGCACCGCCTCATGCAATTTCTAAGCCACGAAAAAGCAAAAATGGTACTGAAATTTATCCTTCTCCACCCCGAACCGGTATGCCATCGGGTATTACTGCCAAGCTGGTTGCCGATAATATTATAGATTTGATAAATCATGGCGATAAAGAGCTGCACCATAAAGGCTCACTTGGGCACATGGGGGCGGCATGTATCGCTTCGGCAGGCTTTGGAATTTTTGATGGAAGTGCCGTTAGTATTACCACTTATCCAATCGTTCCTGATTATAAAAAATATCCTGAAACTGGTCGGGTTCAGTCAAAAACCTTCGGGGAAATTGGACTGGCAGGGCACTGGCTCAAACTAGCATTACACTACGCGTTTTTATACAAAGCTAAAATGAAACCTTTCTGGTGGTTAATCCCTGAATAATATGGCAAAAAAATTTACCGGGACTCAAAAATTTTTGATGAGAAACCCAATAATTCAATTTATAAGATTTATAGTACTGAGTTTAAAAATCATGATCATCGTGGCTGGTGAACATGGAGGAACACGTCCTTAAAATTTATTTTTATTGCTTTTTCTTTTTTTAAGGAAACAAACTTCGTTTTTCCTTATGACAAAAATCATCGTTTGATATCTACAAATGTATGATTATTGCAAATGAACGATTTTCCATAATGCTGAATATCGGTCTAAAATATAAAAGATGGGTGGCTATCTGCTTGCTGACGTTGCTCAGTTGGCAAATAGTTTTTCAGTTCTCTTATATAGTTTATTGGAAAATCAACCAAAAAGCCATCACAAATTTGTTTTGTGAAAACAAAAACAAACCTATGTTGCATTGTGATGGCAATTGCTACCTGAAAAAACAACTCGAAAAAGCGGAAAGTAACAAAAATAAGCTTCCTCCTGTCCTAAAAAAGCTTAGGTTTGAAACTGAAACTACCCTTGAAGACTATTTTGTTTTTGAAAAGAAACCACAAAATGTAATTGGTAATTCTTCAGAAAAACTACCTTTTAATTCATTTATATTTTTACCCAAATCCTGCCGAAACCAGGTATTTCACCCTCCTTGTGATATAGTGTAATCTTCTTATTTGGATTTTAAAATTCCAATCATTTACATTTTTATGGATTTTTTATAAAAATCAAATTATAAACCTATTAATAATAGTTTTGTGAAAAAGATTTTTTGAAAAATCCACAATTTATCTATATCATAAATCATGAGAAAAATATTTATTTTCCTGATAGCTATGGCTATTGGAACTATTGCCAATGCACAAACCTTGACACTTACTATACTAGATAAAACCACTGGTAAACCTGTTGAAAAAGTATCTTATTACGCTGATAACCAATCTGGAGTATCTAACGAAAAAGGTGAGATTATACTTCCGGCGACTGATATTAAGTTTTTGAAACTTTCACACATCAGCTATGGTAATCATACTTTTACCGGAAAAGTACTAAAAGAAATGCTTTCATCCGGAAAAATCCTTTTCACCGAAAACGTTTTAACTACCTTGAATTCGATTTCGGTTTATGCCTTAAAAGAACGCAATCCCAAAGCATCCATCAGTCTTCAAAATGCCGACTGGGTGCATCACGATGCAGGATCGGTTCTGAAACAAATCCCGGGATTTGATGCCATCAAAAAAAGTCCGGCATTTGGTTTTGACCCTACTTTCAGGGGCTTCAAACTCGACCAGCTCAATATCGTTAACGATGGCTGTATGTGTGCTACTGCGGCTTGTCCCAATCGCATGGATCCACCTACCAGTCAAATTGCCATCAACCAAATTCAGGAAATTGAAGTCATAAAAGGGCCTCATTCTTTCCGTTTTGGCCCGGGAATGGGTGCGGTTGTAAATTTCAAAATGCTTGACCCGGAGTTTTCATCTGGCTTAACTCAATTCGGCAGGATTACTGGTGGCTATGAATCCAACGGTGGTGTGTATAGGACTGAAGGCCAAATTGGCTTGAGAGGGAAAAGAATTTCTACTTCACTCAATGGCTCCTACTCAAAAGGCGGTGATTATAAAGCCGGAAACGACTCTCTGGTGCAAGCTGACTTCTCCCGAGGCACATTTGGTATCATCACAGATATTGAAACAGCTAAAAATCAAGTGCTCAGCATCAATGTAAACCGCAATTTTGCAAGAAATACAGACTTCCCGGTTTTGATGATGGACCTGCTCACCGATGACACCTGGATGACTCAGGGTAAATACAAAATTAGCCGTGATAACCATTGGTTTAAAGAATGGACCACCCAGGTTTCTGCAGGAATTGTGGATCACCTTATGGGAAATAAACTACGTAATAATGCAAGTATGCTGGCTCAAACCGATGCCAATACCAAAACCATTAATGCCCGTACAGAATTTCTGATTGAAAAAGCAAAGTCTAAATTCTTTGTTGGAGCCGATACCAAATATGAAACCATTTCAGGAAATCGTACCCGTGAAATGCTGATGGGGCCAAATAAAGGTAAAACTTTTACGGACTATATTTGGCAAGATGGTGAAGTAAGCCGTTATGGAGTATTTGCTGACTCCTACCATCAATTTGGCAAAAACACCTTGAGTGTAGCTGCACGTGTTGATCAGGTAACCGGAAATGCCCGTACCCCTGCAGAGACTTTTATGAAAAACTACACTACGCTAAAAAATTCTGATATTAATGTGAGTGCAAGTATAGGTATCAGTACCAAACTTACAGAAACCCTGACCGCAGGTGCATGGTTGGGCAGAGGAGTAAGGTCAGCAAATATTTCAGAAAGGTTCATAAATTATCTGGCTATAGGTAAAGACCCCTATGAAATGTTGGGAAATCCTGATTTAAAACCTGAAAATAATAATCAGCTGGACTTAAATCTTACTTACAAAACTGTTTCAACGATTCTTTCTTTTTCCGGGTATTATTCTATTGTTAGTGATTTTATTTCTTCGAAAATAGAACCTACGCTTAAACCTTTAATGACCGCTCCGGGAGTAAGAAGATATATCAATATCGACAAAGCAACTCTTTATGGCTTTGAGGCCAACTGGAGCCAGAGGTATGCCAAACTTTTGACACAGCAATTTACACTTGCTTATACTTATGGAGAAAATCATACCGACAAAATGCCTCTTCCCGAAATCTCTCCAATGAATCTGAGATATACACTGGAAGCCGATCTGTTGAATAGCAGACTTCAGCCTTATGCTTCTTTGAGATATTCATTTAAGCAGGACAGAATCGCAACCAATTTCGGTGAAGTAGCAACAGATGCATTTAAAGTTGTTGATTTCGGTCTTAAAGCAGCACCGATACATAACCTTCAAACCACGCTTTCTCTCACCAACGCTTTCAATGAAAACTACCGTGAGCATTTAAGCCGATTTATTTCTGTGGGTAAACCATTACTTTCACAAGGAAGGTCTTTTGTGGTCAATATTTCTTATTTGTTCTGACAACATAATTTTAATTTGAAGGCGGTAAAACTTACTTTACCGCCTTTTTTATTCAAAAAGCCATTTTACAGTAACATTCGGAAAGAAAATATAATATTAGATAACTCTTTTTCGTGTAAGGTGTAAAATTCCGGTTAAATGAAAAATTACATTTTAATTCTTGTTTGGATTCCCATAATTTTTTCTTGTAAAAAAAAGAATATCCCGGATATTAATCAAAATTGCGAACTAGAAAAATCAATCTTGGAAAACATCCAGTTTTTCCCAAAAACGTATGCCATTAACCAGGATATTTCTGCTCAAAGCTTAGACCCCAATTCTCAAAATATTATTAAATTGATTGGAACGCCTGGTCTGCATCCCGACTTTGGCAGTGGACTTTATGAAGGCAATCCCATGGGGATTCCATATGTGGTGGTTTGTGGAACTCAACCTTTGGTGTCCATTGAGTATCGAGGAAATAACTACGATGACAACTACAGAGATGAAAGTGATGCAGGTCCATTCAGAATCCCACTCAATGCTCCTGTCGAAGGAGGAACTGCAGATGGAGACAAACACGTCCTAGCTGTGGACACTGATAATTTGGTACTTTACGAACTTTATAATGCCACTAAAACCAAAACTTCATGGCAAGCCTCTGCCGGAGTAAAATGGGACCTGAAAAGCATCCCCTCACGCCCAAAAGGCTATACCTCTTGCGATGCGGCAGGGATGCCTATTTTTCCGCTTCTGGTTCGATATGAAGAAATCCTGAAAGGTGAAATTGACCATGCCATTCGTTTTACCCTTTCAAAGTCAAAGGTCACCAAAGGCTTTGTAAGCCCAGCAAATCATAAAGTCAACGGCACCAATACCAACTCCAATGCCCCAACACCGATGGGACTGAGGCTTAGACTAAAAGCAGGTTACGATGTTTCGGGTTTTTCGAAAGAAAACCAGATCATTTTGAAAGCCATGAAAAAATATGGCCTCATGCTCACCGACATCGGCTCCGACATGTTTATCACAGGTGCTCCTGATGACAGATGGAACAACGATGATTTACATCAGCTCGCCAATGTAAAAGCCTCCGATTTTGAAGTGGTCAAAATGGGAAATGTTGAATGATAATGAGTAATTTTATTCAAAAAATTGCCCTTGAAAAAATTCTTTCAAATCATATTATTTTGCCTGTTTCCCCTATTGACATTCGGCCAAAAACCTAAAGTCATCGCATTTTTCACAGCCAAAAACGACCAGGCTCATATAAGTTTTGTAAGCGAAGCCAACAAATGGTTTAATAAAATATCCACAAAACGTAGTTTCTCCTATGATACTACCAGCCATTGGGATAATCTCAATACCGAATTCCTTTCAAAATATCAACTCGTAATTTACCTGGATACCCGCCCCGAAGTCCTCGAACAACGGCTGGCATTCCAAAAATATATCGAAGAAGGCGGTGCCTGGATCGGCTTTCATTTTTCAGCCTTTGCACTCAACAATTCCAAATATCCCCAAGATTGGGACTGGTACCACAATAAGTTTCTGGGCTCGGGTCAATACAAAAGCAACACCTGGAGGCCTACCTCGGCCATCCTTAAAATAGAGGACAAAAATCACCCGACCAGCAAAAACATCCCTGAAATCTTCCACTCGTCGCCCAACGAATGGTACCGGTGGGAAAATGACCTCAGACAAAATCCTGACATTAAAGTACTATTGTCCATCGACCCGAAGAGTTTTCCACTGGAACCGGACCCAAACCCCATGAAATCTGGCATTCAGGCGACTATCCGGTAGTTTGGACCAACACCCGCTTCCGAATGGTTTATTTCAACATGGGCCACAATGATATCGACTACGAAAACGG
The sequence above is a segment of the Cytophagaceae bacterium genome. Coding sequences within it:
- the recG gene encoding ATP-dependent DNA helicase RecG, producing the protein MASFFDTKIEYLKGVGAQRAELLNKELGIFTYGELLEHYPFRHEDRTQFHKISQLSEDMFAAQIIGKVTAIEKIEGKGKGRLVVTLRDNSGYMELLWFQSIAYFEKYLKVNAEYVIYGKPTMFGGIFSITHPEIELATAKNTNSGYFQPIYPLTEKLRKKYIDSKLIGSWMKTLLDQSDSYISETLPQSILVKYKLVAKKYALRYLHAPQNLNELTHSHRRLKFEELFYNQLRLLKLSLVRKHDYEGQIFQKTTLITDFYKNHLPFDLTGAQKRVIREIFTDMKSGKQMNRLVQGDVGSGKTIVAFISMLMAIDGGAQACMMAPTEILAQQHYANLKKYGDLLGLRVELLTGSTKKSERAVIHEGLRNNVVKIIIGTHALLEDVVQFYNLGMCVIDEQHRFGVAQRARLWEKNKHIHPHIMVMTATPIPRTLAMTLFGDLDISEIDEMPPGRKPIKTVHRYDANRLTVFQFIRDEIAFGRQIYIVYPLIEESEKLDLKNLYDGYESIQRAFPEVPLSIVHGKMKPKDKNFEMNRFKKGETKILVATTVIEVGVDVPNASVMIIENAERFGLSQLHQLRGRVGRGAEQSYCILMTGYKISKDTQKRIETMVSTENGFEISKVDLQLRGPGDMAGTQQSGLIDLKIANLAKDEEILKIARENAFEILGKDPEFEHPDNFPIKQHIEKIKNKDLSWSRIS
- a CDS encoding glycosyltransferase family 2 protein, yielding MYLNKKVVVVLPAYNASATLEITYNEIPFDIVDEVVLVDDASKDSTVEVGKKLGIKHIISHENNQGYGGNQKSCYNKALELGGDIVIMLHPDYQYTPKLIRSIVSIMGEGLYPVVIASRILGKGALKGGMPMYKYIANRFLTFTQNLIINQKLSEYHTGYRAFSGEVLRSINFMANSDDFVFDNQMLCQIFYKNFEIAEITCPTKYFEEASSINFKRSTIYGLGCLKASVQYWLQRKGLAKYEIFK
- a CDS encoding FAD-dependent oxidoreductase: MAKIVVLGAGIAGHVAASHLRRKLNKQHQVVVVSPNSNYQWIPSNIWVGVGRMKPEDVYFPLAPLYARKNIDFIQAKVVDFYPEGDKDSEKPFVTAEYVLGEKKGQVIKVNYDYLINATGPKLNFEGTEGLNPGTNRAYSVCTYSHAAHAWEGLEALIARMKKGEKTKILIGTGHARATCQGAAFEYILNVEQDLRMHKVRDMAEITWISNEYKLGDFGIDGMTMGTGKNQMTSHEMIEMFFEDRGIKWILGAGINKVEDGVAHYETLDGDYKSENFDFGMLIPAFAGHGFKAYDKTGIDVTDKLFKGFMIVDADYTPKPYEEWTVQDWPETYQNPSYKNIFAPGIAFAPPHAISKPRKSKNGTEIYPSPPRTGMPSGITAKLVADNIIDLINHGDKELHHKGSLGHMGAACIASAGFGIFDGSAVSITTYPIVPDYKKYPETGRVQSKTFGEIGLAGHWLKLALHYAFLYKAKMKPFWWLIPE
- a CDS encoding TonB-dependent receptor, giving the protein MRKIFIFLIAMAIGTIANAQTLTLTILDKTTGKPVEKVSYYADNQSGVSNEKGEIILPATDIKFLKLSHISYGNHTFTGKVLKEMLSSGKILFTENVLTTLNSISVYALKERNPKASISLQNADWVHHDAGSVLKQIPGFDAIKKSPAFGFDPTFRGFKLDQLNIVNDGCMCATAACPNRMDPPTSQIAINQIQEIEVIKGPHSFRFGPGMGAVVNFKMLDPEFSSGLTQFGRITGGYESNGGVYRTEGQIGLRGKRISTSLNGSYSKGGDYKAGNDSLVQADFSRGTFGIITDIETAKNQVLSINVNRNFARNTDFPVLMMDLLTDDTWMTQGKYKISRDNHWFKEWTTQVSAGIVDHLMGNKLRNNASMLAQTDANTKTINARTEFLIEKAKSKFFVGADTKYETISGNRTREMLMGPNKGKTFTDYIWQDGEVSRYGVFADSYHQFGKNTLSVAARVDQVTGNARTPAETFMKNYTTLKNSDINVSASIGISTKLTETLTAGAWLGRGVRSANISERFINYLAIGKDPYEMLGNPDLKPENNNQLDLNLTYKTVSTILSFSGYYSIVSDFISSKIEPTLKPLMTAPGVRRYINIDKATLYGFEANWSQRYAKLLTQQFTLAYTYGENHTDKMPLPEISPMNLRYTLEADLLNSRLQPYASLRYSFKQDRIATNFGEVATDAFKVVDFGLKAAPIHNLQTTLSLTNAFNENYREHLSRFISVGKPLLSQGRSFVVNISYLF